From a single Myotis daubentonii chromosome 5, mMyoDau2.1, whole genome shotgun sequence genomic region:
- the TSPAN17 gene encoding tetraspanin-17 isoform X1 has product MPGKHQHFQEPGVGCCGKYFLFGFNIVFWVLGALFLAIGLWAWGEKGVLSNISALTDLGGLDPVWLFVVVGGIMSVLGFAGCIGALRENTFLLKFFSVFLGLIFFLELATGILVFVFKDWIRDQLNLFINNNVKAYRDDIDLQNLIDFAQEYWSCCGARGPNDWNLNIYFNCTDLNPSRERCGVPFSCCVRDPAEDVLNTQCGYDIRLKLELEQQGSIHTKGCVGQFEKWLQDNLIIVAGVFVGIALLQIFGICLAQNLVSDIKAVKANW; this is encoded by the exons ATGCCCGGCAAGCACCAGCACTTCCAGGAACCCGGGGTCGGCTGCTGCGGGAAATACTTCCTGTTTGGCTTCAACATTGTCTTCTGG GTGCTGGGAGCCCTGTTCCTGGCCATCGGCCTCTGGGCCTGGGGTGAGAAG GGCGTTCTCTCCAACATCTCGGCGCTGACAGATCTGGGAGGCCTTGACCCCGTGTGGCTGTTTGTAGTGGTTGGAGGCATCATGTCGGTGCTGGGTTTCGCTGGCTGCATCGGGGCCCTCCGGGAGAACACCTTCCTGCTCAAGTTT TTCTCAGTGTTCCTTGGCCTCATCTTCTTCCTGGAGCTCGCGACAGGGATCCTGGTCTTCGTCTTCAAGGACTGGATACGAGACCAGCTCAACCTCTTCATCAACAACAACGTCAAGGCCTATCGGGACGACATTGACCTCCAGAACCTCATTGACTTTGCTCAGGAATAC TGGTCTTGCTGCGGAGCCCGAGGGCCCAACGACTGGAACCTCAATATCTATTTCAACTGCACTGACTTGAACCCGAGCCGGGAGCGCTGCGGGGTGCCCTTCTCCTGCTGCGTTAGGGACCCTGCG GAAGATGTTCTCAACACCCAGTGTGGCTACGATATCCGGCTCAAACTG gagctggagcagcagggCTCCATCCACACGAAAGGCTGTGTGGGGCAGTTTGAGAAGTGGCTGCAGGACAACCTGATCATCGTGGCCGGGGTCTTCGTGGGCATCGCCCTCCTGCAG ATCTTTGGCATCTGCCTGGCCCAGAACCTCGTGAGTGACATCAAGGCAGTGAAGGCCAACTGGTGA
- the TSPAN17 gene encoding tetraspanin-17 isoform X2 → MPGKHQHFQEPGVGCCGKYFLFGFNIVFWVLGALFLAIGLWAWGEKGVLSNISALTDLGGLDPVWLFVVVGGIMSVLGFAGCIGALRENTFLLKFWSCCGARGPNDWNLNIYFNCTDLNPSRERCGVPFSCCVRDPAEDVLNTQCGYDIRLKLELEQQGSIHTKGCVGQFEKWLQDNLIIVAGVFVGIALLQIFGICLAQNLVSDIKAVKANW, encoded by the exons ATGCCCGGCAAGCACCAGCACTTCCAGGAACCCGGGGTCGGCTGCTGCGGGAAATACTTCCTGTTTGGCTTCAACATTGTCTTCTGG GTGCTGGGAGCCCTGTTCCTGGCCATCGGCCTCTGGGCCTGGGGTGAGAAG GGCGTTCTCTCCAACATCTCGGCGCTGACAGATCTGGGAGGCCTTGACCCCGTGTGGCTGTTTGTAGTGGTTGGAGGCATCATGTCGGTGCTGGGTTTCGCTGGCTGCATCGGGGCCCTCCGGGAGAACACCTTCCTGCTCAAGTTT TGGTCTTGCTGCGGAGCCCGAGGGCCCAACGACTGGAACCTCAATATCTATTTCAACTGCACTGACTTGAACCCGAGCCGGGAGCGCTGCGGGGTGCCCTTCTCCTGCTGCGTTAGGGACCCTGCG GAAGATGTTCTCAACACCCAGTGTGGCTACGATATCCGGCTCAAACTG gagctggagcagcagggCTCCATCCACACGAAAGGCTGTGTGGGGCAGTTTGAGAAGTGGCTGCAGGACAACCTGATCATCGTGGCCGGGGTCTTCGTGGGCATCGCCCTCCTGCAG ATCTTTGGCATCTGCCTGGCCCAGAACCTCGTGAGTGACATCAAGGCAGTGAAGGCCAACTGGTGA
- the EIF4E1B gene encoding eukaryotic translation initiation factor 4E type 1B, protein MATSSLVREAEGEILTWEKEGKKQEEGEAAEASMREEAPNSPSTLLPLSGKARSEGPVEAKLELHLLQNRWALWFFKNDRSRSWQDNLQLVTKFDTVEDFWAIYSHIQLASKLSSGCDYALFKDGIEPMWEDARNKRGGRWLVSLAKQQRHTELDRLWLETLLCLIGESFEEYSQEVCGAVINVRTKGDKIAVWTREAENQTGVLYIGQVYKERLGLSTKTIIGYQSHADTATKSNNLAKNKFVV, encoded by the exons ATGGCTACCAGCAGCCTT GTCAGAGAGGCTGAGGGTGAGATCCTAACgtgggagaaggagggaaaaaagcaagaggaaggggaggcagcagaagcatcaatgagagaggaggCTCCAAACTCTCCCTCAACTCTGCTGCCCCTGAGCGGGAAGGCCCGCAGTGAGGGCCCAGTGGAGGCCAAGCTGGAGTTGCACCTTCTGCAGAACAG GTGGGCCCTGTGGTTCTTCAAGAATGACCGCAGCCGGTCCTGGCAGGATAACCTGCAACTGGTCACCAAGTTTGACACAGTGGAGGACTTCTGGGC GATTTACAGCCACATCCAGCTGGCCAGTAAGCTCTCTTCAGGCTGTGACTATGCCCTGTTCAAG GATGGCATCGAGCCCATGTGGGAAGACGCCAGGAATAAGCGGGGTGGCCGCTGGCTGGTCAGCCTTGCCAAACAGCAGCGCCACACTGAGCTGGACCGCCTGTGGCTGGAGACA CTGCTGTGCCTCATTGGGGAGAGCTTTGAAGAGTACAGCCAGGAGGTGTGTGGGGCCGTCATCAACGTCCGAACCAAGGGGGACAAGATCGCAGTGTGGACGCGGGAGGCAGAGAACCAGACGGGCGTGCTCTACATCGG GCAGGTCTACAAAGAGCGCTTGGGACTCTCGACGAAGACCATCATTGGGTACCAGTCCCATGCAGACACAGCTACTAAGAGCAACAACCTGGCCAAGAACAAGTTTGTGGTGTGA